The nucleotide window GGCACCGAGCCCAGATGTAGGAATTGTGGTGAGAATCTGGATGCCCATGTAACAGTACGCCTGCGGGTCGAGGAGGGCCTCCTTGAACTGGTAGAAGCGGAACTTCCTGTTTTGGAGTCCTGTCTGGTTGGAGCGGACTCGCTCGACCATGAGCTTCTTGTCTTCTTCAGACCAGCACTTGGCACGCATAGGACTGTCAGGGAGCCTGAAGATAACGTATATGCCCCAAAGGAAGGAAACGCAGCCATAGGTGATGAAAATGGCCTGCCATGAGCGGATGGGCGCATTTCCGGGTGACTTGAGGTAGCTGGAATGGTGAATAGTGGAGAAACCGTAGGCCAGAAGGCCTCCGACAATTTGCTGCATGCCGTCTAAACAAAGAAGTCAGTGTGATGCCCAAGTATGAGTGTGGTTACCACTTACTCATCATGTACCAGTATGTGACGATTTGTGCTTGCTCCTCTCGCCTGTACCAAAGAGAAGTCATGACCAGGAAGGCAGGCTGGCACACAGCTTCGAATACACCAAGCAAAGTTCGCACACTGACGAGTGCAGGGAAGCTGAAGCAGAGCGCGTGGCAACAAAGAACAGTGCTCCATGCCAAAATATTGGCTCCAAGGTATTTGGCAACAGGTACCCGCTGAATGATCCAGTTGGTAGGGTATTCAACGACGAGCACCGCAAGATAAATACAGGTAGTAAGCCATCCGAACTACGATAAGTCAGTCAATTGTTTCATTCAGAGCTTGACGAGTTTTGTAACTCACAGTTTGGTTCGACTTTAGAACTGGTATATCGTCGCGAATGCCCATGATGGAGGTAGCCGACATGGTGCCCTTGTCCAGCGCCTGAAGGAAGTATGTGATGACCATGATAGGAAGCACACGTCTATCAATCATGCGCTTCAACCTCTTGTTCTCCTCTTCTGAAATGTAGACCTCTTGGGCACCCGCATATTTGGCAACTTCTTTGTCGATGCGGCTGTAGTCGACTTGCGGGGGCTTCTCATCGCCTACGGAGAGCACTCGCTCAACCTGGCTGATGTCCTGCTTATCGTCGGGGTGGCCAGGGGTGGCGGACGCGGTGTGCACCCCTTCTGCACTGGGTCTGCCCATGTTGTGAAGACGCCCCGGGGAATTGACGATGGGGAGATATTGAGGGTGGAGAGAGAGGATCCAGTGGGCTGTCCGTCTGAAGGAGTTCTGGCCGTGATATTTCTACCTACCTCGTTTAGATTATCCGTCCAAGCGTTCCCCAGCCTACCCCATGGTGGCAGGCTACTCCGCAAATTCTCTGGGGCACGAGCCTGCACCGTTCCGCCTAGCCTGAATTGAGGATGAAGATTATCTCCTTGTTTCCCTTCCCCAGTTTAACGTAGGATTACGGTAAGCACACGGTGCAGTAGAGGTGAGCCAGTGGCACCAGCGCTGCATCCTGAGTCGCTGGTTCCGAAGGTTACCAACCCCATACCCACCCGGGCGTCCATACAGTTGTGGAGTGCTGCAGAATGCGGAGTCGGAAATACGGTACGCAGAATCAAGCAGTGTGGGGGGGTACCAATTCTTGGCACATGCCCCAGCTTGGTAAGACGTCGGCACAAATGCTGCCGAACCGCCCCACATACGCTTATGAAGGACAGGACTATAGGCTAAGCTCGTGCGAAGCTTCGTCGCAGGCCGGTGGCTGCTGGTGGGATATTTTTCTCCGTTCTCGAGTTGGTGGCGGTTATCTTGCCTAGGTTTACGTCGGTCGCACTTCCCAGCCCGGAGCCTTCCGCCCAGGGGATTGGCCTTCCGTCATGTCGGTATAGTGATTCACGAGCGTCGGTGCATCGCATGGCGAATGTGACAAGTATCCAACGTGGCTCCACGGTAAACTCTACCGCACATGCTGACATTGATGTTCGAGAACAGGCAGAAGCGGAGCCACGTCTTCCAGAACTCGGTCGGAGTATACACGGGCGAGTCGGTGCAGCAGGACACGAAGTCTGATGGGCAGAAAGTTCCCCAGTTCTTGGTACCCGTTGTATGTAGCTCGACCGAGTATGGAGCCGACAGGGATGCTCCTAATATCCACGTGCTAGAGTGTGTCTGCACCGGCTTCTAATACTCAAGTAGTTCCCACAATTGAAATCTAACACTGCATTCACAATCAGATTCTACTGAGCACACGATACGCGCTCATCATGTCTACCCTCACAGTCCACGGTCTTACCAAAGGCCAAATAGATGAGAAGATTCTGCTCCTAACACACAACCTGATCAACATCCACGACAC belongs to Pyrenophora tritici-repentis strain M4 chromosome 10, whole genome shotgun sequence and includes:
- a CDS encoding ProP, Permease major facilitator superfamily, whose product is MGRPSAEGVHTASATPGHPDDKQDISQVERVLSVGDEKPPQVDYSRIDKEVAKYAGAQEVYISEEENKRLKRMIDRRVLPIMVITYFLQALDKGTMSATSIMGIRDDIPVLKSNQTFGWLTTCIYLAVLVVEYPTNWIIQRVPVAKYLGANILAWSTVLCCHALCFSFPALVSVRTLLGVFEAVCQPAFLVMTSLWYRREEQAQIVTYWYMMNGMQQIVGGLLAYGFSTIHHSSYLKSPGNAPIRSWQAIFITYGCVSFLWGIYVIFRLPDSPMRAKCWSEEDKKLMVERVRSNQTGLQNRKFRFYQFKEALLDPQAYCYMGIQILTTIPTSGLGAFYNIIINGLGFTVLQTQLLAMVLGVVIIATLMGSAWLVKKTKQNLLTMAVFMIPAFIGTIVIMTVKNTNNATRAGLLISYWIVFTFWAAQGLGMSMLTRNVGGQTKKSVCITMNFVAWCAGNAIGPKVFFDNDPRYLKSLAIHLGCYSTLLFVIAFLRFNLTMRNKKKDREFGKDIDTTHGFEDLTDKENPNFRYVY